Proteins found in one Pseudomonas sp. P8_241 genomic segment:
- a CDS encoding extracellular solute-binding protein, translating into MLLISLALSSSASATISESHGYAQFGTLKYPARFTHFDWVNPQAPKGGTLRVMAFGTFDTLNPYTFKGTSPVTTPSFLQYGINELNEPLMVGTGQYAPSGDEPASSYGLIAQSVEYSEDRSWVVFNLRPEARFHDGTPITAYDVAFSYRLLLKEGHPLYRTSLQEVLRVDILNSQRIRFVFKRAGNPLLILRLGELPVLPQHYWKGRDFKATTFEPPLGSGPYRITSVTPGRQIVFERVKDYWGKDLPVNRGKYNVDRMEVEYYRDSDVAFEAFKADEFDIYIEHQAKNWATGYNFPAIRRGEVIKAQIAHQIPTQSQGLFMNSRRSTFADAKVREALGLMFDFEWTNRTLFSGAYKRATSYYPNSEFSATGVPVGHEWLLLKPYREQLPARLFTEPFSLPQTAGRGIPRETLRKALGLLDEAGWKLNGQRLQNAAGQPLRLELLLVNPNLERILQPYVENLASIGIDASLRTVDRAQYKQRLDQFDFDMILMTLNQTLSPGLEQWQYFHSSQVGVKGSKNYAGIANPVVDHLLDQLLAAQTRDEQVAAGKALDRVLLWQHYIIPNWYLNYHRLAYRNRLAFVTTPPYTLGLSAWWLKSSEKDR; encoded by the coding sequence CTGCTACTGATCAGCCTGGCCTTAAGCTCCAGCGCAAGCGCGACGATCAGCGAAAGCCATGGTTATGCGCAGTTCGGCACGCTCAAGTATCCGGCCCGATTTACCCATTTCGACTGGGTCAACCCGCAAGCGCCCAAGGGCGGTACGTTGCGAGTGATGGCGTTTGGCACGTTCGATACGCTCAACCCGTACACCTTCAAGGGCACGAGCCCGGTCACCACGCCGAGTTTCCTGCAATACGGCATCAACGAGCTCAACGAGCCGTTAATGGTCGGTACCGGCCAATATGCGCCGTCCGGGGATGAGCCGGCGTCCAGTTATGGACTGATCGCCCAGTCGGTCGAATACAGCGAAGACCGCAGCTGGGTGGTGTTCAATCTACGCCCCGAAGCGCGCTTCCATGACGGTACACCGATCACCGCCTACGACGTCGCGTTTTCCTACCGCTTGCTGCTCAAGGAAGGTCACCCGCTGTATCGCACCAGCCTTCAGGAAGTGTTGCGGGTCGACATTCTCAATTCGCAGCGCATTCGCTTCGTGTTCAAGCGCGCCGGCAATCCGCTGCTGATCCTGCGCCTGGGCGAATTGCCGGTGCTGCCGCAGCATTACTGGAAGGGTCGCGACTTCAAAGCCACCACCTTCGAGCCGCCACTGGGCAGTGGACCGTACCGCATCACGTCGGTCACGCCAGGGCGGCAGATTGTCTTCGAACGGGTCAAGGATTACTGGGGCAAGGACCTGCCGGTCAATCGCGGCAAATACAATGTCGACCGCATGGAAGTCGAATACTACCGTGACAGTGACGTCGCGTTCGAAGCCTTCAAGGCGGATGAGTTCGACATTTACATCGAGCATCAGGCGAAAAATTGGGCCACCGGCTACAACTTCCCGGCGATACGTCGCGGCGAGGTGATCAAGGCGCAGATTGCGCACCAGATCCCGACCCAGAGTCAGGGCCTGTTCATGAACAGCCGCCGATCGACATTCGCCGATGCCAAGGTCCGCGAAGCCCTGGGCCTGATGTTCGACTTCGAATGGACTAACCGCACGCTGTTCAGCGGCGCCTACAAACGCGCCACGAGTTACTACCCCAACAGCGAATTCTCCGCCACAGGTGTGCCAGTCGGCCATGAATGGCTGCTGCTCAAACCTTATCGTGAGCAACTACCGGCCAGGCTGTTCACCGAGCCGTTCAGTCTGCCGCAGACCGCCGGCCGCGGCATCCCCCGGGAAACCCTACGCAAGGCGCTTGGCCTGCTCGATGAAGCCGGCTGGAAGCTCAATGGCCAGCGCCTGCAAAACGCGGCCGGGCAACCGTTGCGCCTGGAGCTGCTGCTGGTCAATCCGAACCTGGAGCGCATTCTTCAGCCTTACGTCGAGAACCTCGCCAGCATCGGAATCGACGCAAGCCTGCGCACGGTCGATCGCGCCCAATACAAGCAACGCCTCGACCAGTTCGATTTCGACATGATTCTGATGACCCTCAACCAGACCCTCAGCCCGGGGCTGGAGCAATGGCAGTACTTTCATTCCAGTCAGGTCGGGGTCAAGGGCAGCAAGAATTACGCTGGCATCGCCAACCCCGTGGTCGACCACCTGCTCGATCAGTTGCTCGCGGCCCAGACCCGCGATGAGCAGGTCGCCGCCGGCAAAGCGCTCGACCGCGTGTTGCTGTGGCAGCACTACATCATCCCCAATTGGTACCTCAACTATCACCGTCTGGCCTACCGCAACCGGCTGGCCTTTGTCACCACGCCGCCCTATACCCTGGGCCTGAGCGCGTGGTGGCTGAAGTCTTCGGAGAAAGATCGATGA
- a CDS encoding extracellular solute-binding protein, producing the protein MKPVRALLLQASGLLFAGLACAAPQHAVTLYNEPPKYPADFKHFDYVNPDAPKGGIFRQAGFGGFDSLNPFINKGVPADDIGQIYDTLTRHSLDEPFTEYGLIAGKIEKAPDNSWVRFYLRPEARFHDGHPVRAEDVVFSFDTLTKEGSPLFRGYYSDVAEVIAEDPLKVLFKFKHSNNRELPLILGQLPVLPKHWWADRDFNKGNLEIPLGSGPYKVADVKAGRSVRYERVKDYWGKDLPVNRGFYNFDTMNTDYYRDNTVALEALKAGQFDYWLEMTAKNWANAYNIPAVTEGRLIKEQIPNRNPTGMQGFVYNLRRPVFQDVRVRQALSLLLDFEWTNKQLFNGAYARTRSYFENSEMAATGLPDADQREILEPFRSKLPAQVFSEVFENPKTDASGMIRNQQREAYQLLQEAGWKIVDDKMVDATGKPVVIEFLLAQTEFERVLLPFKRNLSDLGINLVIRRVDVSQYINRVRSRDFDMIVGSFPQSNSPGNEQREFWMSAAADKPSSRNTMGLKDPVVDQLVENLINADSRKGLVAHARALDRVLQWGYYVIPNWHIKTWRVAYWNHIGHPKNSPDYDIGINTWWVKPDAKPAVEVETKLQADPAGTE; encoded by the coding sequence ATGAAACCCGTACGTGCCCTGCTCCTGCAGGCCAGTGGTCTGCTGTTCGCCGGGCTGGCCTGCGCCGCTCCGCAACATGCCGTGACCCTGTACAACGAGCCGCCGAAATACCCGGCCGATTTCAAGCACTTTGATTACGTCAACCCTGACGCCCCCAAAGGCGGGATCTTCCGCCAGGCCGGGTTCGGCGGCTTCGACAGCCTCAACCCGTTCATCAACAAAGGCGTACCGGCCGATGACATCGGCCAGATCTACGACACGCTGACCCGGCACAGTCTCGACGAGCCCTTCACCGAGTACGGCCTGATCGCCGGCAAGATTGAAAAAGCGCCGGACAACAGTTGGGTGCGCTTTTACCTGCGCCCCGAAGCACGCTTCCACGACGGTCATCCCGTGCGTGCCGAAGACGTGGTGTTCAGCTTCGACACGCTGACCAAGGAAGGCTCGCCGCTGTTTCGCGGCTACTACAGCGATGTGGCCGAAGTCATCGCCGAAGACCCGCTCAAGGTGCTGTTCAAGTTCAAGCACAGCAACAACCGCGAACTGCCGCTGATTCTCGGCCAGTTGCCGGTGCTGCCCAAGCATTGGTGGGCCGACCGCGATTTCAACAAGGGCAATCTGGAAATCCCGCTGGGCAGCGGCCCGTACAAAGTGGCCGACGTGAAGGCTGGCCGCTCGGTGCGTTACGAGCGGGTCAAGGATTACTGGGGCAAGGACCTGCCGGTCAATCGCGGTTTCTACAACTTCGATACCATGAACACCGATTACTACCGCGACAACACCGTCGCCCTCGAAGCGCTGAAAGCCGGGCAGTTCGATTACTGGCTGGAAATGACCGCGAAGAACTGGGCCAATGCCTACAACATCCCGGCGGTCACCGAAGGTCGGTTGATCAAGGAACAGATCCCCAACCGCAACCCGACCGGCATGCAGGGTTTCGTCTACAACCTGCGCCGCCCGGTGTTCCAGGATGTGCGGGTGCGCCAGGCGCTGAGCCTGTTGCTCGACTTCGAATGGACCAACAAACAACTGTTCAACGGTGCCTACGCGCGCACCCGCAGTTACTTCGAGAATTCGGAAATGGCCGCCACCGGCCTGCCGGACGCCGATCAACGGGAGATCCTCGAGCCGTTTCGCAGCAAGCTGCCCGCTCAGGTGTTCAGCGAAGTCTTCGAAAATCCGAAGACTGACGCCAGCGGTATGATCCGCAACCAGCAGCGCGAGGCCTATCAATTGCTGCAAGAGGCCGGCTGGAAGATCGTCGACGACAAAATGGTCGATGCCACGGGCAAGCCGGTGGTCATCGAGTTCCTGCTGGCCCAGACCGAATTTGAACGCGTGCTCCTGCCGTTCAAGCGCAACCTCAGCGACCTGGGCATCAATCTGGTGATCCGCCGTGTCGATGTCTCGCAGTACATCAACCGCGTGCGCTCCCGTGATTTCGACATGATCGTCGGCAGCTTTCCGCAGTCCAACTCACCGGGTAACGAGCAGCGTGAATTCTGGATGAGCGCCGCCGCCGACAAGCCCAGCAGCCGCAACACCATGGGCTTGAAGGATCCTGTCGTCGATCAACTGGTTGAGAACCTGATCAATGCCGACTCGCGCAAGGGCCTCGTGGCCCACGCCCGCGCGCTGGATCGCGTGTTGCAATGGGGCTATTACGTAATCCCCAACTGGCACATCAAGACCTGGCGCGTGGCTTACTGGAACCACATCGGCCACCCGAAAAACTCCCCCGACTACGACATCGGCATCAACACCTGGTGGGTCAAGCCCGATGCGAAACCTGCTGTAGAAGTCGAAACCAAACTGCAAGCCGACCCTGCGGGCACGGAGTAA
- a CDS encoding microcin C ABC transporter permease YejB, which translates to MLAYIFRRLLLIIPTLFGILLINFVIIQAAPGGPVEQMIAKLEGFEGATSRIAGGGAEVSVAGSAYRGAQGLDPALIKEIEHMYGFDKSAPERLWIMVKNYASLDFGDSFFRDAKVIDLIKEKMPVSISLGLWSTLIMYLVSIPLGIAKATRHGSHFDVWTSSAIIVGYAIPAFLFAILLIVVFAGGSYLDWFPLRGLTSNNFDELSMGGKILDYFWHLALPVTALVIGNFATMTLLTKNSFLDEINKQYVVTAKAKGLTNHRVLYGHVFRNAMLLVIAGFPSAFIGIFFTGSLLVEVIFSLDGLGLMSFEAAINRDYPVVFGTLFIFTLLGLVVKLIGDLTYTFVDPRIDFESREH; encoded by the coding sequence ATGCTGGCGTATATTTTTCGGCGACTGTTGCTGATCATCCCCACCCTGTTCGGGATTCTGCTGATCAACTTTGTGATCATTCAGGCCGCCCCGGGCGGTCCGGTGGAGCAGATGATCGCCAAGCTCGAAGGCTTCGAAGGCGCCACCAGCCGCATTGCCGGTGGTGGTGCCGAAGTCTCGGTGGCCGGCTCCGCCTATCGCGGCGCCCAAGGCCTGGACCCGGCGCTGATCAAGGAAATCGAGCACATGTACGGCTTCGACAAATCGGCGCCGGAACGCCTGTGGATCATGGTCAAGAACTACGCGAGCCTGGATTTCGGCGACAGTTTCTTCCGCGACGCCAAGGTCATCGACCTGATCAAGGAAAAGATGCCCGTGTCGATTTCCCTCGGGCTGTGGAGCACGCTGATCATGTACCTGGTGTCGATCCCGCTGGGGATCGCCAAGGCCACGCGACACGGCAGCCACTTCGACGTCTGGACCAGTTCGGCGATCATCGTCGGTTATGCGATTCCAGCGTTCCTGTTCGCCATTTTGTTGATCGTGGTGTTCGCCGGTGGCAGTTACCTGGACTGGTTTCCCTTGCGCGGGCTGACCTCGAACAACTTCGATGAACTGAGCATGGGCGGCAAGATCCTCGATTACTTCTGGCACCTGGCACTGCCGGTCACCGCATTGGTCATCGGCAATTTCGCGACCATGACACTGCTGACCAAAAACAGCTTCCTCGACGAGATCAACAAGCAGTACGTCGTCACCGCCAAAGCCAAGGGTCTGACCAACCATCGCGTGCTGTACGGCCATGTGTTCCGCAACGCCATGCTGCTGGTGATCGCCGGGTTCCCGTCGGCGTTCATCGGCATCTTCTTCACCGGCTCGTTGCTGGTGGAGGTGATTTTCTCCCTCGACGGCCTCGGCCTGATGAGTTTCGAAGCGGCGATCAACCGCGATTATCCGGTGGTCTTCGGCACGCTGTTCATCTTCACTCTGCTGGGGCTGGTGGTGAAACTGATCGGCGACCTCACCTACACCTTTGTCGATCCGCGCATCGACTTCGAAAGCCGGGAGCATTGA
- a CDS encoding VOC family protein, producing the protein MQLSPFHLAIPVYDLAAARHFYGSVFGLEEGRSSDHWVDFNFFGHQLVIHLAPKNASQEAAHTNAVDGHDVPVPHFGVVLGMKEWEALAERLKSLETLFVIEPGIRFQGLVGEQATMFLFDPCGNALEFKAFKDIGQLFAK; encoded by the coding sequence ATGCAACTATCCCCTTTCCACCTGGCCATCCCTGTCTACGACCTGGCCGCTGCGCGACACTTCTACGGCTCGGTATTCGGCCTGGAGGAAGGCCGGTCCAGCGACCATTGGGTCGACTTCAATTTTTTCGGCCATCAACTTGTGATTCACCTGGCACCGAAGAATGCGTCTCAGGAAGCCGCTCATACCAACGCCGTCGATGGCCATGACGTGCCGGTGCCGCACTTCGGCGTGGTCCTGGGGATGAAGGAATGGGAGGCCCTGGCCGAGCGGTTGAAATCGCTGGAAACTCTCTTCGTGATCGAGCCGGGGATTCGATTTCAAGGGTTGGTGGGCGAACAGGCGACGATGTTCCTGTTTGATCCGTGCGGCAATGCGCTGGAGTTCAAGGCGTTCAAGGATATTGGGCAGTTGTTTGCCAAATAG
- a CDS encoding ABC transporter permease, with amino-acid sequence MNLSPLNRRRYELFKANKRGWWSLWLFLILFGASLGAELIANDKPLVVHYDNNWYFPALKRYPETTFGGEFPLEANYKSPYIRELLKAKDAWVLWAPIPYNYQSINYDLKVPAPAPPSADNLLGTDDQGRDVLARVIYGFRISVLFALTLTVFSSIIGVIAGALQGFYGGWVDLAGQRFLEIWSGLPVLYLLIILASFVQPNFWWLLGIMLLFSWMSLVDVVRAEFLRGRNLEYVRAARALGMQNGAIMFRHILPNAMVSTMTFMPFILTGAIGTLTALDFLGFGLPAGSPSLGELVAQGKSNLQAPWLGISAFAVLAVMLSLLVFIGESARDAFDPRK; translated from the coding sequence ATGAACCTGTCCCCTCTCAATCGCCGACGCTATGAACTGTTCAAGGCCAACAAGCGCGGCTGGTGGTCGCTGTGGCTGTTCTTGATCCTGTTCGGTGCCAGCCTCGGCGCCGAGCTGATCGCCAACGACAAGCCGCTGGTGGTGCACTACGACAACAATTGGTATTTCCCGGCGCTCAAGCGCTATCCGGAAACCACCTTCGGTGGCGAATTCCCACTGGAAGCCAACTACAAGAGCCCGTACATCCGCGAATTGCTCAAGGCCAAGGACGCCTGGGTGTTGTGGGCGCCGATTCCCTACAACTACCAGAGCATCAACTACGACCTGAAAGTCCCGGCGCCCGCACCGCCCTCGGCAGATAACCTGCTGGGCACCGACGACCAAGGCCGCGATGTGTTGGCCCGGGTGATTTATGGCTTCCGGATTTCGGTATTGTTCGCTCTGACATTGACTGTGTTCAGCTCGATCATCGGCGTCATCGCCGGGGCCTTGCAGGGCTTTTACGGCGGCTGGGTCGATCTGGCCGGGCAGCGCTTTCTGGAGATCTGGTCCGGCTTGCCCGTGCTCTATCTGCTGATCATCCTCGCCAGCTTCGTGCAACCGAACTTCTGGTGGCTGCTGGGGATCATGCTGCTGTTTTCCTGGATGAGCCTGGTGGACGTGGTACGTGCCGAATTCCTGCGTGGACGCAACCTGGAATACGTGCGCGCCGCTCGCGCCCTGGGCATGCAGAACGGTGCGATCATGTTCCGCCACATCCTGCCCAATGCAATGGTTTCGACCATGACCTTCATGCCGTTCATCCTCACCGGTGCCATCGGTACGCTGACCGCCCTGGATTTCCTCGGTTTCGGTTTGCCGGCAGGTAGCCCGTCCCTGGGCGAACTGGTGGCCCAGGGCAAATCCAACCTGCAAGCGCCGTGGCTTGGCATCAGTGCCTTTGCGGTGCTGGCTGTGATGCTGAGTTTGCTGGTGTTCATCGGCGAGTCCGCTCGCGATGCCTTCGACCCGAGGAAGTGA
- a CDS encoding ABC transporter ATP-binding protein, with amino-acid sequence MNQDNLIEVRDLSVEFVVGKRCQRAVEGVSFDIKRGETLALVGESGSGKSVTAHSILRLLPYPLARHPSGTIEYAGQNLLGLNEKTIRQIRGNRIAMIFQEPMTSLNPLHSIEKQINEVLGIHKGLTGKVATKRTLELLEMVGIPEPHKRLRALPHELSGGQRQRVMIAMALANEPELLIADEPTTALDVTVQLKILELLKQLQARLGMALLLISHDLNLVRRIAHRVCVMQRGCIVEQASCEELFRAPQHPYTRELLAAEPSGKPATNIIGPPLLAVEDLKVWFPIKKGLFKRTVDYVKAVDGINFSLPQGQTLGIVGESGSGKSTLGLAILRLIGSKGVIRFEGKQLDCLTQNEVRPLRREMQVVFQDPFGSLSPRMCVSDIVGEGLRIHKMGTTEEQEAAIIAALKEVGLDPETRHRYPHEFSGGQRQRIAIARALVLKPALILLDEPTSALDRTVQRQVVELLRSLQTKYNLTYLFISHDLAVVKALSHQLMVVKHGQVVEQGDAQSIFAAPQHPYTQQLLEAAFLAPATAQ; translated from the coding sequence ATGAATCAGGACAATCTGATCGAAGTGCGCGACCTTTCCGTCGAATTCGTCGTCGGCAAACGCTGTCAACGCGCGGTCGAAGGCGTGAGTTTCGACATCAAGCGTGGCGAAACCCTGGCGCTGGTGGGTGAAAGCGGCTCGGGCAAATCGGTGACCGCGCACTCGATCCTGCGCCTGCTGCCCTACCCGCTCGCCCGACATCCGTCCGGCACCATCGAATACGCCGGGCAGAACCTGCTGGGCCTGAACGAGAAAACCATCCGCCAAATTCGCGGCAACCGGATTGCGATGATCTTTCAAGAGCCGATGACCTCGCTCAATCCGTTGCATTCGATCGAGAAGCAGATCAACGAGGTGCTCGGCATCCACAAGGGTCTGACGGGAAAAGTGGCGACCAAACGCACTCTGGAGCTGCTGGAGATGGTCGGCATTCCCGAACCCCACAAGCGCCTCAGGGCCCTGCCCCACGAGTTGTCCGGTGGCCAGCGTCAGCGCGTGATGATCGCCATGGCCCTGGCCAACGAGCCGGAACTGCTGATCGCCGACGAGCCGACCACCGCGCTGGATGTGACCGTTCAGCTGAAAATCCTCGAACTGCTCAAGCAATTGCAGGCTCGCCTGGGCATGGCATTGCTGCTGATCAGCCACGATTTGAACCTTGTGCGAAGAATTGCGCATCGCGTATGTGTCATGCAGCGAGGTTGCATCGTCGAACAGGCATCGTGTGAAGAGTTGTTCCGCGCGCCGCAGCATCCGTACACTCGGGAACTGCTGGCAGCGGAACCCAGCGGCAAGCCTGCGACCAATATAATTGGCCCGCCGTTGCTGGCGGTCGAAGACCTGAAAGTCTGGTTTCCGATCAAGAAAGGCCTGTTCAAACGCACGGTGGATTACGTCAAGGCGGTCGATGGCATCAATTTCAGCCTGCCTCAAGGTCAGACCTTGGGGATTGTGGGAGAAAGCGGTTCCGGAAAATCGACCCTGGGTCTGGCGATTTTGCGGCTGATCGGCAGCAAAGGCGTCATTCGCTTTGAAGGCAAGCAGCTAGACTGCCTGACGCAGAACGAGGTTCGCCCGTTGCGTCGGGAGATGCAGGTGGTGTTCCAGGACCCGTTCGGCAGCCTGAGCCCGCGGATGTGCGTCAGCGACATCGTTGGCGAAGGCCTGCGGATTCACAAGATGGGCACCACAGAAGAACAGGAAGCGGCGATTATTGCGGCACTGAAGGAGGTAGGTCTGGATCCGGAAACCCGGCACCGCTACCCCCACGAATTTTCCGGCGGGCAACGGCAGAGAATCGCCATTGCCCGGGCATTGGTGTTAAAACCGGCGTTGATTTTGCTGGACGAGCCCACCTCGGCCCTCGACCGCACCGTACAACGCCAGGTGGTGGAGCTTCTGCGTTCACTGCAAACCAAGTACAACCTGACGTATCTGTTTATCAGCCATGACCTGGCTGTGGTGAAAGCGCTGAGCCACCAGCTGATGGTGGTCAAGCATGGCCAAGTGGTCGAACAGGGAGACGCGCAAAGTATTTTTGCCGCCCCCCAACATCCGTATACACAGCAGTTGCTGGAAGCCGCTTTCCTGGCACCAGCCACTGCGCAATAA
- the fabI gene encoding enoyl-ACP reductase FabI: MGFLAGKRVLIVGVASKLSIASGIAAAMHREGAELAFTYQNDKLKGRVEEFAQGWGSSPELCFPCDVASDAEIAKVFEELSKKWDGLDCIVHSVGFAPGDQLDGDFTEATTREGFRIAHDISAYSFVALAKAGREMMKGRNGSLLTLSYLGAERTMPNYNVMGMAKASLEAGVRYLAGSLGPDGTRVNCVSAGPIRTLAASGIKNFRKMLAANEAQTPLRRNVTIDEVGNAGAFLCSDLASGISGEIMYVDGGFNTTAMGNIEE; encoded by the coding sequence ATGGGTTTTCTCGCCGGTAAGCGCGTACTGATCGTCGGTGTCGCCAGCAAGCTGTCCATCGCATCCGGCATCGCTGCCGCCATGCATCGCGAGGGCGCTGAGCTTGCCTTCACTTATCAGAACGACAAACTCAAGGGTCGTGTCGAAGAGTTCGCACAAGGCTGGGGCTCGAGCCCTGAGCTGTGCTTCCCGTGCGACGTGGCCAGCGATGCAGAAATCGCCAAGGTCTTCGAAGAGCTGAGCAAGAAGTGGGACGGCCTGGACTGCATCGTGCACTCCGTGGGCTTCGCTCCGGGCGACCAACTGGACGGCGACTTCACCGAAGCCACCACCCGTGAAGGTTTCCGCATCGCTCACGACATCAGCGCCTACAGCTTCGTGGCCCTGGCCAAGGCTGGCCGCGAAATGATGAAAGGCCGCAACGGCAGCCTGCTGACCCTGTCGTACCTGGGCGCCGAGCGCACCATGCCGAACTACAACGTAATGGGCATGGCCAAGGCTTCGCTGGAAGCCGGCGTCCGTTACCTGGCCGGATCCCTGGGCCCGGACGGTACCCGCGTCAACTGCGTATCGGCAGGTCCCATCCGCACCCTCGCCGCTTCCGGCATCAAGAACTTCCGCAAGATGCTGGCCGCGAACGAAGCTCAAACCCCGCTGCGTCGCAACGTCACTATCGACGAAGTCGGCAACGCCGGCGCCTTCCTGTGCTCGGACCTGGCGTCCGGCATCAGCGGTGAAATCATGTACGTGGACGGTGGCTTCAACACCACGGCCATGGGCAACATCGAAGAGTAA
- a CDS encoding GGDEF domain-containing protein — MLIPGKPVKTGRYANPLLTPQQERERLRYLARQAEQALMGVQMASMDELTLLSNRHGFIALAQLGLDACEQLDTPATLLYFTLDEFKHIIYLYGRHEGDDVLKTFADVLRIGFRENDVVGRIQGGRFAVLLTGSSAVEIAAIKTRIDEILAERNATARRSYDIRFSVGQVEYDPTLYGSVEDLLSEAERVMGL; from the coding sequence ATGTTAATTCCAGGCAAACCGGTAAAAACCGGCCGATATGCGAACCCGTTGCTTACGCCGCAACAGGAACGGGAACGGCTGCGCTACCTGGCGCGACAGGCTGAGCAAGCGTTGATGGGCGTGCAAATGGCGAGCATGGACGAGCTGACCTTGCTGTCCAATCGCCATGGCTTTATCGCGCTGGCCCAGCTCGGGCTCGACGCCTGCGAGCAGTTGGATACTCCGGCAACGCTGCTGTACTTCACCCTTGATGAGTTCAAGCACATCATCTACCTGTATGGTCGACACGAAGGCGATGATGTACTCAAGACCTTCGCCGATGTGCTGCGCATCGGTTTTCGCGAAAACGACGTTGTCGGACGTATTCAGGGGGGGCGGTTCGCCGTATTGTTGACCGGTTCCAGCGCGGTGGAAATTGCAGCCATCAAGACGCGGATTGACGAAATACTGGCTGAACGCAATGCCACAGCGCGCCGCAGTTATGACATTCGCTTCAGTGTCGGGCAGGTTGAGTACGACCCGACGCTTTATGGTTCGGTGGAGGATTTGTTGTCTGAGGCGGAGCGGGTGATGGGCCTGTAG